A window from Pararge aegeria chromosome 6, ilParAegt1.1, whole genome shotgun sequence encodes these proteins:
- the LOC120624783 gene encoding dynein light chain Tctex-type protein 2B-like, with translation MSELDTKKSKVSMVHMKSHSNKSQIGFGTKSMSRLRVRRQSFGFAGVPGIRPVERTSQIAIEFKRPVLTYLPTYQLGPNYKFHLPTVQKLTDELLDELWDGHKYNVQDSPALALRIAGELMRKLKAIQFNRYRLICVVTIGQKRAQSYNNAVSFLWDHERDNYVDVQREVSTAFIQVTTFGVYLD, from the exons ATGTCTGAACTTGATACTAAGAAGAGTAAAGTGTCAATGGTGCATATGAAAAGCCATTCCAACAAGTCACAAATAGGCTTCGGAACAAAATCAATGAGCAGATTGAGAGTTCGGAGACAGTCGTTTGGATTTGCTGGGGTCCCGGGGATACGGCCTGTGGAGCGAACGTCTCAG ATTGCCATCGAATTCAAACGCCCTGTTCTGACTTACTTGCCTACTTACCAACTCGGACCAAATTACAAGTTTCATCTTCCAACAGTACAGAAGTTGACTGATGAGCTACTGGATGAGCTTTGGGATGGTCACAAGTATAATGTTCAG GATTCTCCTGCTCTAGCACTCCGCATAGCTGGCGAGCTGATGCGAAAACTTAAAGCCATACAATTCAACCGTTATCGCCTTATCTGCGTGGTCACTATCGGCCAAAAGAGAGCTCAGAGCTATAACAACGCCGTGTCTTTCTTATGGGACCACGAGAGAGATAACTATGTTGACGTTCAAAGAGAAGTTAGCACTGCTTTCATTCAGGTTACAACTTTTGGTGTATATTTAGACTAA